From the Exiguobacterium marinum DSM 16307 genome, the window AATCCAGTCTGCGACGAGCCATTCCGGGTGACTATGCTCGATTGAAATCCTTTCCGCGTCGGTCAAGCCACTGAAGTCCGGAAACCCTTCACGGAGGACGTTACGTAACACCCCGTTCACAAACTTACTCGTTCCGAGATGATGCCCCCGTTTCTTCGCGATTTCGACCGCTTCATGTAGGACGGCTCGGTCCGGTACTTTATCGAGATAAAAGAGTTGATACACACTCATTCGAAGTAGCGGGAGGACGAACTTATCGAGCTTCTTCGGGGAACGAATGCGATCTTTTAAAATGTAATCGAGTGTTCCCTTACGGCTTAGTGTCCCGTAAACGAGTTCTGTATAAAGGCCGACATCTTTTGGGCCCACCTTTTTTTGTTTCAATGTGTCATTGACGGCAATCGTAGAGTACGCGCCGCCCTGTTCAATTTTCATCAGCGTATCAAGCGCTGCTTCACGTACGTTCATGATTTCCTCCTAATCGGTCGCCAACACGTAGCTTCTGTCCGGCGCCACGCATGAAGGTCGCACCATCCATTCGTTTTTTACCGGCCGGTTGCAAATCCGTCACTTTGATGGCAACATCGTTTCCGGTCGCCACGACAAATCCGTCTTCTTCGAGACGAATAACTTCTCCAGGTTGTCCTGTGCCGGTCGTTTTTTCTCCCATGAACAACTTCACCCGTTCTCCGTCCAGCGTTGAATAGGCAGTCGGGAAGGGATTCATACCTCGAATATGGTTGTATACGGCTTCCCCGTCCATCGTCCAATCAATCTGTTCCCGCTCACGGCTGATATTTGGCGCAAATGTTACCTCACGTTCATCTTGAGGGACTGCTTCAATCCATCCTTCCAAGAAGGCCGGAAGGGTGCGAATGAGCAGGTCACTGCCTGCTACAGCTAGTTTATCAAACAATGATCCGACTGTATCCGTTTCTTTAATCGGTACAATCGTATTGGCAATCATATCACCTGCGTCCAACTTGTCGACCATATACATGATCGTCACACCCGTCTCAGACTCACCATCGAGGATCGCTTGATGAATCGGTGCACCTCCACGGTATTTTGGAAGAAGAGAGGCATGGACATTGATGGCTCCGTTTGGCGGTGCCTCGAGTAATCCAGTCGGAACGATTTGTCCGTACGCCGCTGTGACGATGATGTCTGGGCGTAACTCTAAAATCTCTGCATAATCTGTTCGAACTTTCTCGGGCTGTAGAACCGGAATCCCATGACGAAGGGCACATTCTTTTACAGGCGTCGGCTTCAGCTCACGTTTTCGTCCGACCGGTTTGTCGGGCTGAGAAACGACACCTACGACATTGTATCCTTCTTCAAGCAGTCGCTCAAGTACAGATACAGCAAAGGTCGGTGTTCCCATGAAGACGATGCGTTTGTCCTTCCCGGAATTAGGCACCGCGAGCTTGTCTGTGAACAAGACGCCGTCCAGATGGTCCATCTCATGTTGAATCGCACGGGCAAAAAAGCCATTCGCTTTAACCGTATAAGTACGTCCTTTCAAGTCCTGATTTTTGACGACAATCGATTCATGTCGTTCCACGAATCCGAATTCACCCGGGATACTTAAACATCCTTCAAGTCCGACTTCTCGACCTGACGTCTCAATGATTTCCGGATTGATCAAGACGAGCGGTCCCGTCTCATCGTCTGTATGGACGACCGCAAGTCGCTGATTCAAATTGACTTGCGGTGCCGCGACACCGACTCCATCATACTCATACATTGTATCGAATAAACGGTCGACCGTTTGACGTAACTTTTTATCGAACTTTGTCACTGGTTCGCACGTCACGCGTAAAATTTCATTTGGTACTTCTACTACTTTATACATGTCTCTCCACCTCACATGAATACGTATGGGTTCACATCGATACTCATTTGATATTCTTTCTTACTGATCGCTTTTGCTCTCGCTTGCTGTAATCGTGCCAGCTCCACATAGAGCGCTTCGGGTTGTTTCGTTTTTATAAACACTTGATAGCGATACGCGTTCTTCAGCTTTGACAAAGGCGCAGGCATTGGACCGTTCAAGCGGCTGTTTTCCACTTGCGCTTGTAAAAAGTCGGATGCGAACAATTCCGCCTCACTCTTGGCGACAAGCGGATTTTCCGCCGAAAACGTGACGAGCGTCAAAAACCAATACGGAGGATGATTTCCGACCTGCCTTAGACCCATCTCTTTGGCAAAAAACGACTCATAATCATGTTCACTCGCTGTTTCAATCACATAATGGTCAGGATTATACGTTTGGACGAATGCCTCACCTGGAAGTTTTCCCCGTCCCGCACGTCCTGCCACTTGTGTGACAAGCTGGAAGGTACGTTCGGTCGCCCGAAAATCAGGCATTCCGAGCGTCGCATCCGCTGCGAGCACCCCGACGAGTGTGACGTTCGGGAAGTCGAGTCCTTTTGCGATCATCTGCGTGCCGAGTAAGATATCCGCCTCTCCTTCTTCGAAACGGCGCAACAATTGCTCATGTGAACCTTTTCGTGACGTCGTATCTTGATCCATACGAATGATGCGCGCCTCTGGAATTCGGTTCAGTAATTCTGTCTCGATTTTTTGAGTGCCTGACCCGAACTGTTTGATTTTCTTACTGCTACATGACGGACACGTCGATGGCATACCTACCTCGTAGCCGCAATAATGACACTTCAACCGGTCTCCATGTTGATGATACGTTAAATTGACGGCGCAATGCGGACATGTCATCCCTTCTCCGCAATCACGGCACATGACGAATGTAGTAAATCCGCGACGATTCAGCAAAATAACGCACTGCTCTTTTTTCTCGATTCGGTCGAGGATGCCGTTAAACAATTCTTCCGAGAACATTGTCGTATTGCCCTTGGCCAGCTCACGACGCATATCGATGATGTGGACCGGCGGCATCTCGCCACCATACCGCTCTTTCAAATGTAAATAGCGGTAGACACCTTTTTGTGCTCTAGCATACGATTCAAGTGATGGGGTCGCACTGCCTAATACGACCGGACACCCATGATACCGCGCCCGCCAAATGGCGACATCACGCGCATGATAGCGCGGATTCTCTTCTTGCTTGTACGTCGTCTCGTGCTCTTCATCTAATATGATCAGACCAAGTCGGTCGAGCGGGGCAAAGATGGCAGAACGTGCGCCGACGACGACGTCGACTTCACGACGTTTGATTTTTCGCCACTCATCATACTTCTCACCTTTTGAAAGTGCACTGTGTAAGACTGCGACCCGTTCACCGAACCGTCGCTTAAACCGTTTCACCATCATCGGGGTCAAGCTGATCTCAGGGACGAGTAAGATCGCCTGTTTCCCTTCATCGATGACTTGTCCGATTGATTCTAAATAGACCTCAGTCTTCCCACTCCCCGTCACACCATGGACGAGAAGTGTCTCGCCCGCGTCCGCCTCATGGATGGCCTGGACCGCTCTCGCCTGACTGTCATTTAATTGGACCGTTTCTTTGACTTGTTCAATCGTCGCGTACGGATCACGATTCAATTCTACCTCGGTCAATCGAACTGCACCTAAGTCCGCGAGCTTTTGTAGCTGCGGACGGGTCAATCCGATTTGTCGAAGCGCGGACCAATACATGCGAGGAGTCTCTTCAAGCTGACGGATTGCCTCGAGTTGCTTTTTCGCACGTTTCGAGACGACAGTCGCATCGAGTAGCTCGACAAGGACATCAGTTTTGACCGTTTTCTTTTCTTTCAAGACAGGTGCAAGAGTCAATTCCCCCTTTTTAGCTAGCCCGAGGATGAGCGATTGTACGTCTTTCGGATATTCGGACAAGTGTGTCCCAAGTCGGACGCCATCAGGTACCAGACCTTCTTTGATTTCTTTGTCATAGCTGACCTTGAGCGCAGCCGGGAGCATCGCAAGAAGAGCGGATGACCGAAAGCAAAGCGTCGTCTCTTTCACATGGATTGACAGGTCGAGTAATTCTTCCGTGAGTGAGGATTCCTCATCTAACAAGGCTTCTAACGGTTTCAATCCTTCTCTCGTCCCGTCTGACGTTCCGACGACGATTCCGAGTAAACGTCGTGACCCGAACGGAACCGATACACGCATACCTGGTTCAATCAACGTCTCAAACTGTTCGGGTACTTCATAATCAAACGGGCGATCAATCGTGATCACCGGCGCATCGACATGGACATGTGCAATCATCGGACCGCTTCCTTAAAGTATGTGAGCAACTCGAACGCCAACTCTTTTTTCGATTGTTTCGGCAACTTAAGAATCGAACCGTCCCCTCTAAACAAGACGACCTCATTGTCGTCCGCACCGAATCCGATGTCACTGCCAGATACATCGTTAGCAACGAGGAAATCGACATTCTTTCGCTTCAGCTTGGCTGCCGCATGCTCCTCGAGTCGTTCCGTCTCTGCCGCAAAGCCGACCAACACTTGATGGGTCTTCTGTTCACCAAGTGTCTTTAAAATGTCTGTCGTTTCTTCAAGTTCGATTGTGAGCGGACCGTGAACCTTTTTATGTTTTTCTGAATAAACGTTTTTCGGGCGATAGTCCGCGACCGCTGCCGACTTCACAACGAGGTCGAGCAACTCGAAGCGGCTCGTCACTTCTCGAAGCATCTCTTCACTCGACTCGACCGGAATGGCCGTCACACCGTCTGGGACCGGGACTTGAAGAGGACCGTGGACGAGTGTGACGCGTGCGCCCATATCACGTGCCACTTCAGCGAGCGCTACACCCATTTTCCCAGAAGAGTCGTTTGACAAGTAACGGACCGGATCGATGCGTTCGACAGTTGGACCAGCCGTGATCAAGACGTCTTTCCCCATATATAGTTTCGGAACGAACTGACTCTCGATGATGCGAACCAAATCTTCAGGTTCCGGTAGACGTCCACCGCCAATCCACCCACATGCCAAATTGCCGACGCCGGGCTCAATCAACTGATAGCCGTATGATTTCAACGTCTCGATGTTTCGCTGTGTCGCAGGATGTTCGAGCATATTCACATTCATCGCCGGTGAGACGATAACTGGACACTTCGCCGCCAAAATCGACGTCGTGATGAAGTCGTCGGCAATCCCGTTCGCTAATTTCGCAATGGTATTTGCCGTTGCTGGAGCCACGACGATCAAGTCGCTCGAGTCGACCACATCGATATGGGCAATTTTTGTCGGGTCATGCTCTTCGAATACGTCCGTATAGACCGGGTTTCGACTGAGTGCCTGGAAGGTCGCCTGACCCACGAATTGTTCTGCTGACTTTGTCATCGCGACGTGAACATTCGCTCCGGCTTGAACCAATTTCGATGTGAGCGAACACGCTTTATAAGCCGCGATGCCACCACTCACACATAACAAAATAGTACGATCCTTCACCATTCCCAAACTCCCCCTTATAGACAATGAGACCCAAGTCGCAAACGACTTGGGTCACACTTCATCCGTTGTTTTTTTCGTTCACGATGATTGTCGTATCACCCGAAAATAGTTCTTCTAACGCTTGACCGACCGGCTTATATGATTTTGGCTCGGCGACTTTCGGTGCTTTTCCATCTTGAATCTGACGCGCCCGTTTTGCAGCGACCGTAACGATCGTGTATTTTGACGGGATAACACGTTGTAAGGCATCAATCGAAGGGTATAACATTAAATGACCTCCATCATAGCTTTTTTATAGAGTGACGCAACACGTTCACGTTTACAATGCTCAGCTGTCACGATCGCTTTAATTCGATCGATGGCTTTGTCGACCTCGTCGTTCGTGACGACGTAGTCATAGGCATCCATCAACTCGATTTCCTCACGCGCGACGAGCAGGCGTTGCTTGATGACTTCTTCTGACTCTGTTCCCCGTCCGATGAGACGATTACGGAGCTCTTGAAGGCTAGGTGGTGCCAAGAATAAAAAGACGGCTTCCGGGAGAAGTTCCTTCACTTGGAACGCCCCTTGCACCTCAATTTCAAGAATGACATCTTGGCCGTTTTCGAGCGTTTCACGCACCCACTCTACAGGCGTCCCGTAATAGTTGCCGACAAATTCGGCATGTTCAAGCAGTTCTTTTTGTTCAATCATCCGTTCGAACTCTTCTCTCGATTTAAAAAAGTAATGTATTCCCTCAACTTCCCCTTCACGTGGCTTTCGAGTCGTAGCCGACACCGAATATTGAAGGTTGTTGTCCTCTTCCTCACGAAGAGCACGACAAACGGTTCCTTTACCGACACCGCTTGGTCCAGACAAAACGATTAATAATCCTCGTTCTTTAAAATTCACTGCAAGCCCTCCATCTTCTAACATCACATTTAATTATAATAGCAGTCAATCAATTGTTCCGGCAAGAAGAAGTTCGGATTTCCTACTCCATCGTACCATATTTTCTGTTTTTCTGATAACGTAGAGACAGAAAATGAACAAAGGTGATGAGATCATTGGCTTATGATGGATTAATGACATATCGTGTCGTAAAAGAATTACAATCGCTCGTCGGAGGACGAGTCAACAAAGTACATCAACCGTATTCACTCGACTTGATGCTACAGATTCGCTCGAATCGACAGAACGCGCAACTACTCATATCAGCAAACGCAATGTATGCCCGTCTCCAATTGACGGATACACCGATTAAAAATCCGCAAGAACCACCGATGTTTTGCATGATGCTTCGTAAGCATATAGAAGGCGGATTCATCACGGCGGTCGAACAAATCGGACGGGACCGCGTCATCGTCATTTCGGTTCGCTCTCGTAATGAGCTCGGCGATGAAGAATCGAAGAAAGTATACATCGAACTGATGGGGCGCCACTCGAACGTCGTCTTGACGACGGAAGAGGGCAAGATTTTAGATGCAATCAAACATCTTCCCCCTTCACAAAATACGTACCGGACGATCATGCCAGGAAGTGACTATCTACTCCCGCCTGAACAAAACAAGTTTGATCCGTTGACAGAAATGACGGAAGGATTGAAGCGCATCGATTGGAATGCCGGTAAGTTGGATAAACAAATTGTCGCCACGTTCGCAGGCGTCAGCCCTCAAATCGCTCAAGAAGTCGTCCATCTCACGAAGATGCCGAACCGTGATTCCTTGCAGCAAGCGTTCGAGAACGTTCTACGTCAACTCGACGGACCATACGTCTTTCAACAACTCGCGAGTGGGAAAGAACGATTCGCTCCGATTGCGTTGACAGCTGGAGACATCGAAACCGAGGAAACGTATGAATCGAGTAAAGAAGTGCTCGACCGTTTCTATTATGAAAAGGCGAACCGGGACCGCGTCAGACAACAAGCGCACGATGTCGAACGTCTCTTAAAATCAGAACTCGAAAAGAATCAATTGAAACGCCGCCGCCTCTTGGATGATTTGAAAGCGACGGAGCGGGCGGATGAGTTACAAAAATACGGTGAGTTGTTGACGACATATCTGTTCCAATTGGAGAAAGGGATGCGTGTTGCCGAAGTCGTTGATTATTATGACGAGAATGGTGCGACCCTCACGATCCCGCTCAACCCGCTCAAAACACCAAACGAGAATGCTCAGCAGTACTATAAAAAGTACAACAAGCTAAAAATCGCAAAGGTGGAAGTACAGAAGCAACTCGAACTAAACGATGCGGAAATCGAGTATTTAGAGACGCTCATCGCACAACTTGACGTCGCCTCCCCTTCCGACATTCTTGAGATTCGTGAAGAGCTCACTGAAGAAGGATACATTCGTCAAAAACGTCAAAAGAAAAAAGCGAATCCGAAAATTTCGCTTGAAGCGTACACGTCATCGACCGGCACGGAATTTTATGTCGGGAAGAACAATACGCAAAACGACCATTTGACGTTCAAGTTCGCACGACGTGATGAAATTTGGCTACACGTTAAAGATATCCCGGGCTCACACGTCATCATCCGTTCGACGGAACCGGATGAGACGACGCTTCTTGAAGCCGCATCAGTCGCCGCTTATTTCTCGAAAGCTCGTGCGTCAAGCGGCGTCCCTGTCGATTATACGCGCGCCCGCTTCGTGAAAAAACCGAGCGGTGCAAAACCAGGATTCGTCATCTATACGGATCAACAGACCGTCTACGTGACACCAGATGAACAAGTGATGAAGTCACTGAAACAGTCGTAAACAAGAAAACCCGCCATGATGATGGCGGGAGTTTGTTGACTAACATGAATAATATCGCTCGCCTTTCCGGCGCCCATGCTTTCCGCCGGCAATCCCGGAGCCGCATCGCGACTTGGGTCGCTGCTGGGTCTCCGTTGGATTGCTTTCCTGCATGAGTCGGGGCGCCGTCGGGCGAGCAACGCAAACGGTCGTCATCTGGCGGCCGTTTGTCTTTTTCTGAGGCATCGATGGCCGAAGAAAAAGCCCGGTACATACTTCGAATCGGTCCAAACGGGGAAAAGGAAGGGAAACGCCGAGCCCACCCGTCATCAAAAGGAGGAGTCCGATATGTACCGCGCCCATCCTGAGATCATCATCATAACATTTCTTCAATTTTGTGGGGTAGAACGCCTCAAGAAATCGAAACCTACAAAAAAAGACGAACCAGATCGCAAAATGCGATTTGGTTCGTCAACAGCCTGCCGCCATGATGATGAGCATAAAAATGTTTGGTCGTTCTAAATGTGGCCCACCATTTCTTGATGGTGGGCCACTAACGTATAGCTTGTTCACGCTTTTGGGTCATGCTTAAACGCCTCGAGCTGTTCATGATAATCGAGCAAATGCCCATGTAAAATTTCTGAAACGGATAAATCTTCATGTGGAAGTTTGAAGAGCGAATAGGGCTTGTCACATGTATAAAGAATATCGTGATGGTGTGCCAGTAAATATAAAAATTCGGATTCGAACGCTTGTCGTTCTTCCTCACTCATCATTAAAAGCGCTTCTCGATGTTCGGCTAAACTTTCTAGTAACAATACGAGTTTGTCTTCAAGGTGAATCAATAATCGGTACTGTTTAATCGTCATATATTTCAACTTAACGTTCGTCACTTTCATATCCTCTTGAAGCATCATATGCAACTCTTGATGTCCTAGAATACGGGCTCGCGTCTCCAATAGTTCAGCCGGTGAGCCGACGAGTTCGCGCCAATGATGAAATAGAAAGGATGAAGTCTTTCGTACCTCATTTAATAACCGATCTTCATAACGAGGCGGCAAAAACGCATAGTTGACGCCAAGTGAGACGAACACTCCGACCGCCGTCAATAACGAACGCGTCCATGCATAATGAAAGAAATCAGAAGTCGGACTTTCGAGCATCATGACGATGGCAAATGCCGCATATGTCGACATATGTGTCTTATCAAACGTCGTATTGAGCGTGAGGGCCACGATGACGGCCAATCCGATTGATAGCGGATTGACGCCGAATAAATAAACGATAAAGAGTCCGCACATGAGACCGACTACCGTTCCAAAGATTCGGCTGAATACAATATTTGAGGAACGTTTGACCGTCGGTTGCATCGCAACAACGGCTGCGATGGCCCCCATTCCAGAATAAATTCCAAATACATACCATGAGATAGCGACGGTAATCGAAACGGCAATACCAGTCTTTAACGTACGAAGCCCGACTTTCGGGATGTATCGTTTTCCATTCATTTCAAATCGACCTTCCCTGTTTCAGAAATCAACTCCACGACTGGTCGATTCGAGGTAGACAATTGATAGACACCCGGCTCGACTTCCTCATAACGGTCGCTGCTTGTAACCTTCCCCGCTGTCGTCACGTTCACTTGCCCGGTCGCATGTTTTGGCGTATAACTGAGCGTTCCGGCTTCCGTTTGAATGGTCATCGCCTGATTGACGACGACGTCACTGACGGTCGCATGGCGATAAGAACGAATGGCCCCGCTCACGAGCCTTGCCGACTCGATCGTCGTATCACTTTTTGATTCGATTCGCAGACGGTCGCTATCGATTTGTTTCAAATTCACAGCATTCGCATCCATCACAATCGTCTTCGCATTCAATCCTTGTCCGGTCACTTGCTCAGCCTCAAGGTGAACAGATGTCATAGAGCTCGGTAACGAGACACGTATCTTATAGCGTGAAGGTTCATCACTCGCACGGCTACCAACATAACTAAACCATCCATATCTCTCGACAACGTAAATGGTATCTCCGACTGATTTGACCTTGATTCGTCGTTCTTTTGAGTTCGTTTGCATCACTTCAATCTGAACTTTTTCATTTGGACTTCGCACAAATTCGACGTTGCCATGATTCGTTTCGAGTCGCAACTTTTTCATTTGATATCGGTCTTCGTATTGGTCTCCTAACGCTAATAAATGGCTGAATACAAATAAATTCACGAAAAAAAGCGTTGGGATGATGGTCAAGACAAGACCGAAGGCAATTTTACGGTGTTTCGGAATCGCACGAAACCGTGCGCTCCATGTCTTCTCTTTGCTTCTTGAATACGCCATATGCCTCTCCTTTTTGAATCACTTCCGTTATTTTACCATGAAGTATGACATATGCCGAATCGAAAAAGAATCCGCCCGAGGGTGGATTCTTAAGAGGTGACCAAATCGCTCCAAGCACGGGGGTCTTGCTGCCACTCACGTAAAGAATTAAGTTCCGAACGGTTGAGGATTCCTTTCGTTTCTGCAACTTCAATTAATTCTGAGAATGTCGTCAATGACTCTGCAGAAAGGTTTGCCGCGGCTAGATTTTTTTCGAGAATCGGCAATTCGTAAGAGAAGATGGCTTGAATCCCAACGACCTTACTACCCGCTTCAAGAATCGCTTTCGCTGCATCGATACTTGACATCCCTGTCGACAACAAGTCCTCGATGACGAGCACGCGTGCGCCTATATCGAGTTTCCCCTCGATTTGATTTCCCTTTCCATGTCCTTTCGCACTCGAACGAACATAGATGAAAGGAAGACCAAGTCGGTCAGCGAGCAATGCCCCGTGAGGAATACCGGCCGTAGCTGTGCCTGCGATGACATCAACCTGTGTAGGGGTAATCGACTTCACCAACTTATCGATGATCACCTGACGAACTTCAGGATAACTGAGTGTTAACCGATTGTCGCAATAAATCGGACTCTTTAGCCCGCTCGACCATGTATATGGCTCGGTCGGCGAAAGTGTGACAGCTTCAATCTGTAATAGTGCTTCAGCAATTTGTTTCATACGTTTGTCCCCATTCCATCATGAATTGTTCGTACATGGTAACCGGATCGGTCGCACGTGTAATCGGTCGCCCGACGACAATCGAGTGGACACCAGCCAGCCTAGCTTCACTCGGTGTCGCGACCCGTACTTGATCATCATCGGTTTCACCGAGTCGGATACCTGGTGTGACGGTCATAAACGTGTCCCCGAGTTCCTGATGAATCATCTTCGCTTCTTGGACAGACGCGACTACCCCGTCGAGTCCAGCCTGTTTGGCGAGGGTCGCTTGGCGGATGACAGCTTGATCGAGTCGTCCTGCGATTCCTAGTTCCGTCTGCATCATTCGTTCATCTGTCGACGTCAACTGTGTCACCCCAATCAAACGAGTCGTATCACTTGCCTGACGTAACCCGTCTAACGCATAACGCATCATCTTTTCGCCACCTAGTGTGTGGACGTTCGTCACAGCCACCCCAAGTTTTCCGATTTGACGCATCGTACGACGTGCCGTCTCCGGGATATCATGTACTTTCACATCAAGAAAGACCGGGTAACCGCGGTCGACCAACTCTTCAACAAATCGTGCGCCTTCCCGATAGAAAAGTTCCATCCCGACTTTGACAGCCGGTCGGTTCGGGAACGGTTGTAACAAGTGAAATGCTTCTTCTCGTGTCTCCACGTCAAGGGCGAGATACAAGTTGTGCATAAGCCTTCCCCCTCACATCCAAAATATGTTCGATTCCGAGTGAATCAAGTCGTGCCGGTAGCGCATCAATGATTTCCTGACAGACGTATGGATTCTCAAAGTTTGCCGTTCCGACCGCGACGGCTGACGCCCCAGCGTAGATGAATTCAAGCACATCGTCGACCGTTCGAACCCCACCCATGGCGATAATCGGAATATTGACCGCTTGCGCGACCTCATATACCATTCGGACGGCTACCGGTTTGATGGCTGGACCGGATAACCCGCCGATTCGGTTCGCTAAAATCGGTCGCCCCGTTTCGATATCGATTCGCATCCCGACGAGCGTGTTAATCATCGTCAATCCGTCCGCACCGGCCGCCTCGACCGCTCGTGCCATGTCGGTAATCGACGTGACGTTCGGGGACAGCTTGACATAGACCGGCTTACTCGAAGCCGCTTTGACGAGTCGCGTGAGTTCTGCAGCCATCACCGGGTCCGTCCCAAACTGCATGCCCCCACATTTCACGTTCGGACACGAGATGTTCAATTCGACCGCTTTAATGGTCGGGTCTGCACTGATTCGACGAGCGACTTCTACATACTC encodes:
- the pyrE gene encoding orotate phosphoribosyltransferase, with translation MKQIAEALLQIEAVTLSPTEPYTWSSGLKSPIYCDNRLTLSYPEVRQVIIDKLVKSITPTQVDVIAGTATAGIPHGALLADRLGLPFIYVRSSAKGHGKGNQIEGKLDIGARVLVIEDLLSTGMSSIDAAKAILEAGSKVVGIQAIFSYELPILEKNLAAANLSAESLTTFSELIEVAETKGILNRSELNSLREWQQDPRAWSDLVTS
- a CDS encoding FUSC family protein; the protein is MNGKRYIPKVGLRTLKTGIAVSITVAISWYVFGIYSGMGAIAAVVAMQPTVKRSSNIVFSRIFGTVVGLMCGLFIVYLFGVNPLSIGLAVIVALTLNTTFDKTHMSTYAAFAIVMMLESPTSDFFHYAWTRSLLTAVGVFVSLGVNYAFLPPRYEDRLLNEVRKTSSFLFHHWRELVGSPAELLETRARILGHQELHMMLQEDMKVTNVKLKYMTIKQYRLLIHLEDKLVLLLESLAEHREALLMMSEEERQAFESEFLYLLAHHHDILYTCDKPYSLFKLPHEDLSVSEILHGHLLDYHEQLEAFKHDPKA
- the fmt gene encoding methionyl-tRNA formyltransferase, with protein sequence MYKVVEVPNEILRVTCEPVTKFDKKLRQTVDRLFDTMYEYDGVGVAAPQVNLNQRLAVVHTDDETGPLVLINPEIIETSGREVGLEGCLSIPGEFGFVERHESIVVKNQDLKGRTYTVKANGFFARAIQHEMDHLDGVLFTDKLAVPNSGKDKRIVFMGTPTFAVSVLERLLEEGYNVVGVVSQPDKPVGRKRELKPTPVKECALRHGIPVLQPEKVRTDYAEILELRPDIIVTAAYGQIVPTGLLEAPPNGAINVHASLLPKYRGGAPIHQAILDGESETGVTIMYMVDKLDAGDMIANTIVPIKETDTVGSLFDKLAVAGSDLLIRTLPAFLEGWIEAVPQDEREVTFAPNISREREQIDWTMDGEAVYNHIRGMNPFPTAYSTLDGERVKLFMGEKTTGTGQPGEVIRLEEDGFVVATGNDVAIKVTDLQPAGKKRMDGATFMRGAGQKLRVGDRLGGNHERT
- a CDS encoding Rqc2 family fibronectin-binding protein, which produces MAYDGLMTYRVVKELQSLVGGRVNKVHQPYSLDLMLQIRSNRQNAQLLISANAMYARLQLTDTPIKNPQEPPMFCMMLRKHIEGGFITAVEQIGRDRVIVISVRSRNELGDEESKKVYIELMGRHSNVVLTTEEGKILDAIKHLPPSQNTYRTIMPGSDYLLPPEQNKFDPLTEMTEGLKRIDWNAGKLDKQIVATFAGVSPQIAQEVVHLTKMPNRDSLQQAFENVLRQLDGPYVFQQLASGKERFAPIALTAGDIETEETYESSKEVLDRFYYEKANRDRVRQQAHDVERLLKSELEKNQLKRRRLLDDLKATERADELQKYGELLTTYLFQLEKGMRVAEVVDYYDENGATLTIPLNPLKTPNENAQQYYKKYNKLKIAKVEVQKQLELNDAEIEYLETLIAQLDVASPSDILEIREELTEEGYIRQKRQKKKANPKISLEAYTSSTGTEFYVGKNNTQNDHLTFKFARRDEIWLHVKDIPGSHVIIRSTEPDETTLLEAASVAAYFSKARASSGVPVDYTRARFVKKPSGAKPGFVIYTDQQTVYVTPDEQVMKSLKQS
- the coaBC gene encoding bifunctional phosphopantothenoylcysteine decarboxylase/phosphopantothenate--cysteine ligase CoaBC; this encodes MVKDRTILLCVSGGIAAYKACSLTSKLVQAGANVHVAMTKSAEQFVGQATFQALSRNPVYTDVFEEHDPTKIAHIDVVDSSDLIVVAPATANTIAKLANGIADDFITTSILAAKCPVIVSPAMNVNMLEHPATQRNIETLKSYGYQLIEPGVGNLACGWIGGGRLPEPEDLVRIIESQFVPKLYMGKDVLITAGPTVERIDPVRYLSNDSSGKMGVALAEVARDMGARVTLVHGPLQVPVPDGVTAIPVESSEEMLREVTSRFELLDLVVKSAAVADYRPKNVYSEKHKKVHGPLTIELEETTDILKTLGEQKTHQVLVGFAAETERLEEHAAAKLKRKNVDFLVANDVSGSDIGFGADDNEVVLFRGDGSILKLPKQSKKELAFELLTYFKEAVR
- the priA gene encoding primosomal protein N' produces the protein MIAHVHVDAPVITIDRPFDYEVPEQFETLIEPGMRVSVPFGSRRLLGIVVGTSDGTREGLKPLEALLDEESSLTEELLDLSIHVKETTLCFRSSALLAMLPAALKVSYDKEIKEGLVPDGVRLGTHLSEYPKDVQSLILGLAKKGELTLAPVLKEKKTVKTDVLVELLDATVVSKRAKKQLEAIRQLEETPRMYWSALRQIGLTRPQLQKLADLGAVRLTEVELNRDPYATIEQVKETVQLNDSQARAVQAIHEADAGETLLVHGVTGSGKTEVYLESIGQVIDEGKQAILLVPEISLTPMMVKRFKRRFGERVAVLHSALSKGEKYDEWRKIKRREVDVVVGARSAIFAPLDRLGLIILDEEHETTYKQEENPRYHARDVAIWRARYHGCPVVLGSATPSLESYARAQKGVYRYLHLKERYGGEMPPVHIIDMRRELAKGNTTMFSEELFNGILDRIEKKEQCVILLNRRGFTTFVMCRDCGEGMTCPHCAVNLTYHQHGDRLKCHYCGYEVGMPSTCPSCSSKKIKQFGSGTQKIETELLNRIPEARIIRMDQDTTSRKGSHEQLLRRFEEGEADILLGTQMIAKGLDFPNVTLVGVLAADATLGMPDFRATERTFQLVTQVAGRAGRGKLPGEAFVQTYNPDHYVIETASEHDYESFFAKEMGLRQVGNHPPYWFLTLVTFSAENPLVAKSEAELFASDFLQAQVENSRLNGPMPAPLSKLKNAYRYQVFIKTKQPEALYVELARLQQARAKAISKKEYQMSIDVNPYVFM
- the rpoZ gene encoding DNA-directed RNA polymerase subunit omega, with protein sequence MLYPSIDALQRVIPSKYTIVTVAAKRARQIQDGKAPKVAEPKSYKPVGQALEELFSGDTTIIVNEKNNG
- the gmk gene encoding guanylate kinase — translated: MLEDGGLAVNFKERGLLIVLSGPSGVGKGTVCRALREEEDNNLQYSVSATTRKPREGEVEGIHYFFKSREEFERMIEQKELLEHAEFVGNYYGTPVEWVRETLENGQDVILEIEVQGAFQVKELLPEAVFLFLAPPSLQELRNRLIGRGTESEEVIKQRLLVAREEIELMDAYDYVVTNDEVDKAIDRIKAIVTAEHCKRERVASLYKKAMMEVI